A part of Candidatus Electrothrix aestuarii genomic DNA contains:
- a CDS encoding phosphatidate cytidylyltransferase yields the protein MMERLIPGILMVIFWVFLLFLTPPFMFWCALTLGATIALHEYFRMINKTPGTVLHLLSVLTCLIPVLAAADGRPAEVLVGGYLALLGLVALTIFFYTRFADPLAFLVHSGFSVFYIAYCASFLVLLRFLPSGNSWLLLLTAVTAGSDTGAYYSGRAFGKKKLCPSISPAKTINGAIGGVLTAMVAAILLGALLLPEVGSLQLAFAAVLLSLVSIGGDLAESIIKRGTGIKDSGTLLRAHGGLLDRIDSLLLTAPLLYLLLLSGVLS from the coding sequence ATGATGGAACGTCTAATCCCCGGAATACTCATGGTTATCTTTTGGGTCTTCCTTTTGTTTTTGACCCCTCCTTTCATGTTTTGGTGTGCTCTCACTCTTGGTGCGACCATTGCCCTGCATGAGTATTTTCGGATGATAAATAAAACCCCCGGTACAGTCCTGCACCTTCTTTCTGTGCTGACTTGCCTGATTCCGGTCCTGGCTGCGGCTGATGGCCGACCGGCAGAGGTCCTGGTCGGAGGATATCTTGCCCTGCTTGGTTTGGTTGCCCTGACCATCTTTTTCTATACCCGTTTTGCTGATCCCCTGGCTTTTCTTGTTCATTCCGGTTTTTCGGTTTTCTACATAGCCTACTGTGCCTCCTTTCTGGTCCTGCTTCGTTTTCTTCCCTCTGGAAATTCCTGGCTGCTGTTGCTGACAGCGGTGACTGCCGGTTCTGATACCGGGGCCTATTATAGTGGTCGCGCCTTTGGAAAAAAGAAGCTCTGTCCCAGTATCAGCCCGGCCAAGACAATTAACGGAGCCATTGGTGGTGTGCTGACGGCTATGGTGGCAGCAATTCTTTTGGGCGCCTTGCTGCTGCCTGAGGTGGGGAGTTTGCAGCTGGCCTTTGCGGCTGTCCTGCTTTCCCTTGTCAGTATCGGCGGTGACTTGGCTGAATCTATCATCAAACGCGGCACAGGTATCAAGGATTCCGGCACCCTGCTTCGAGCGCATGGCGGACTGCTGGATCGGATTGACAGTCTGCTGCTCACTGCTCCTCTCCTCTACCTCCTGCTTCTTTCTGGAGTGCTTTCATGA
- a CDS encoding response regulator, with protein sequence MDIEGHLPTKVLLVDDEEDFAQLLSRRLETRGMRVTAVTCGEEAVSLVGKRAFDVAVVDLSMPGIDGLETLRQIKARRPNLEVLMLTGHATVAGGIEAMKQGASDFLLKPVEMEELLAKIETAKQSRLTARHRKADAEMQDILKRMSW encoded by the coding sequence ATGGATATAGAGGGCCATCTGCCAACAAAGGTATTGCTTGTTGACGATGAAGAGGACTTTGCCCAATTGCTTTCCCGTCGCCTGGAAACCCGAGGGATGCGGGTTACGGCTGTGACCTGCGGGGAGGAAGCAGTATCCCTGGTTGGAAAGCGGGCTTTTGATGTGGCTGTTGTTGATCTTTCTATGCCGGGTATTGACGGGCTTGAAACTCTGAGGCAAATCAAGGCCAGGAGACCGAATTTGGAAGTCCTGATGCTCACCGGGCATGCTACGGTTGCTGGTGGCATTGAGGCTATGAAACAGGGGGCCAGTGATTTTCTGCTGAAGCCGGTGGAAATGGAAGAGCTCCTGGCAAAGATTGAGACAGCCAAGCAATCCCGACTCACAGCTCGGCACCGAAAGGCGGATGCCGAGATGCAGGACATCTTGAAACGGATGAGCTGGTAA
- a CDS encoding SLC13 family permease, whose protein sequence is MPSASPQVLRLSGVKKQFDWKRLLFILTGIILFALVYYWPPWPDAIDPRGTHFILTREGKGALAVFLLAATWWVFEVVPIGVTSLTIGVLQALFTIRDPSTAFRDFMDPSVLFIFGSIMIGMVFTKTGLTRRMAYKMLSIVGERTSMIYLGCFVMTGVLTHFMAHTAVAATMFPLLMAIHALYADDEGPTRFGKGLFMGMAYVAGAGSIVTLLGAARGAVALGFYKDIRGVDVSFFELSWYMFPIGWLMIFLLWGFFLLFFRPEHARIPGLKERAKEMYTDLGGWSKNELLTAGIVLGTILIIALKNFIPALAGIHKTGILLCSTISFFLFKIMEIDDLEEVPWNIILLFAGAMSIGFCLWETGAARWLAVNWLLLFQSSPPLVFILGMAFFVMMMTNFIMNVAAIAISLPVALVIAPYLGVSGEVILFSSLVVAGMPFLLLVGAAPNAIAYNSRQFSTGEFFLWGIPASILLMLVVWLAVAVIWPLMGMDVFVPVKGL, encoded by the coding sequence ATGCCGTCTGCAAGTCCTCAGGTGCTTCGTTTGTCCGGGGTGAAAAAGCAATTTGATTGGAAACGATTACTCTTTATTCTCACCGGCATTATCCTTTTTGCTCTTGTCTATTATTGGCCTCCCTGGCCGGATGCTATCGACCCCAGGGGGACCCATTTTATCCTGACCCGAGAAGGGAAGGGCGCGCTGGCGGTTTTTCTGCTGGCCGCAACCTGGTGGGTTTTCGAAGTTGTGCCTATCGGCGTGACCAGCCTGACCATCGGGGTGTTGCAAGCCCTCTTCACTATCCGCGATCCCAGTACAGCCTTTCGGGATTTCATGGACCCTTCAGTGCTTTTCATTTTCGGCTCTATCATGATCGGTATGGTCTTTACCAAGACCGGTCTGACCCGGCGGATGGCCTATAAGATGCTTTCTATTGTTGGTGAACGAACCAGTATGATCTATCTCGGTTGCTTTGTCATGACCGGGGTGCTGACCCATTTTATGGCCCATACCGCTGTTGCAGCCACTATGTTCCCTCTGCTTATGGCTATTCATGCCCTGTATGCGGATGATGAGGGGCCTACCCGATTCGGCAAGGGTTTGTTTATGGGGATGGCCTATGTGGCAGGCGCAGGCAGTATTGTGACCTTGCTGGGAGCAGCCAGGGGTGCTGTGGCCTTGGGTTTTTATAAAGATATTAGAGGAGTAGATGTCAGCTTCTTTGAGTTGAGCTGGTACATGTTTCCCATTGGCTGGCTCATGATTTTTCTGTTGTGGGGATTTTTCCTGCTCTTTTTTAGGCCGGAACATGCTAGGATTCCCGGCTTAAAGGAAAGGGCAAAGGAGATGTATACGGACCTGGGAGGCTGGAGTAAAAATGAGCTCCTGACAGCAGGTATCGTGCTCGGGACTATCCTGATCATAGCGTTGAAAAATTTTATCCCGGCATTGGCTGGCATCCATAAAACCGGTATTCTGCTCTGTTCAACCATCTCCTTTTTCCTTTTCAAGATTATGGAGATTGATGATCTTGAGGAAGTCCCCTGGAATATCATTCTCCTGTTTGCTGGCGCCATGTCCATCGGCTTCTGTCTCTGGGAGACTGGTGCCGCTCGGTGGCTGGCCGTGAATTGGTTGCTGCTTTTCCAAAGTTCTCCTCCTTTGGTCTTCATCCTCGGCATGGCCTTCTTTGTCATGATGATGACCAACTTTATTATGAACGTGGCAGCCATTGCTATTTCTTTGCCTGTGGCCCTGGTTATTGCCCCCTATCTTGGAGTCAGTGGCGAGGTTATTCTTTTTTCTTCCCTTGTGGTGGCCGGTATGCCCTTCCTTCTTCTGGTCGGGGCCGCCCCAAATGCCATTGCCTATAATTCTCGGCAATTCAGTACGGGGGAATTTTTCCTCTGGGGGATTCCTGCCAGCATCCTGCTGATGCTGGTGGTATGGCTGGCAGTGGCTGTGATCTGGCCGCTTATGGGGATGGATGTTTTTGTGCCGGTGAAGGGCCTGTGA
- a CDS encoding CBS domain-containing protein, with the protein MPERCKDIREMITPLDRCLSVYQHQTLDEAIALFSEFLTEAHPVELPVLLVLDEQDRLVGTLSRLDILRGLVPSMLGRCKCKGLFTSKAEYHHLTYLYEDHALSECGGNRTRQVRSQMRPVDFTLPADTHILEAIVLLHNHHTTCIPVSEDGAVIGLLRFEELFHTMCNTWCTLPQGQNISSQAEKK; encoded by the coding sequence ATGCCGGAGCGCTGCAAGGATATTCGGGAAATGATCACCCCTCTTGATCGCTGCCTCAGCGTGTACCAACACCAGACCTTGGACGAGGCCATTGCCCTGTTCTCAGAGTTTCTCACGGAGGCACACCCCGTCGAGTTGCCGGTCCTGCTTGTCCTTGATGAGCAGGATCGTCTGGTTGGCACTCTTTCACGGCTCGATATTCTTCGTGGATTGGTCCCGAGCATGCTAGGACGCTGCAAATGCAAGGGCTTGTTTACGAGTAAAGCAGAATATCATCATCTCACCTATCTCTACGAAGATCATGCGCTTTCTGAGTGCGGAGGCAATCGGACCCGGCAGGTTCGTTCTCAGATGCGTCCTGTAGATTTTACCCTTCCCGCAGATACCCATATCCTGGAAGCTATTGTGCTTCTGCATAATCATCATACCACCTGTATCCCTGTCAGTGAGGATGGAGCGGTTATAGGCCTTCTTCGCTTTGAAGAACTTTTCCACACCATGTGCAATACCTGGTGTACCTTGCCGCAGGGGCAAAATATTTCTTCCCAAGCCGAGAAAAAATAA
- a CDS encoding 1-deoxy-D-xylulose-5-phosphate reductoisomerase: protein MKSLALLGSTGSIGKNVLNVVRSFPDRFRLVGLSAGRSLEELAAQVQEFQPECISVADQDLATRLRAMLPEEYQEKIFWGDEGNKKVATVPAAEMVISAVVGAVGLLPTLAAIAEGKDIGLANKETLVMAGRLVMRAAQEHNVALLPIDSEHSAIFQALEAGRRDDVSKIILTASGGPFRTMAKEELIKVTPEQALAHPNWDMGRKISIDSATMMNKGLEVIEACWLFDVPVEKIRVVVHPESIVHSLVEYVDGSVVAQLGIPDMRIPIAYALSYPERMPLGLSPLSLADCGKLSFEEPDYDRFPALGLAFKAMQDQGVKPAVLNAANEVAVAAFLDEQIDFADITAIVALTLDRFAFGDDLDLETILAADARAREIALEEIRQRQVQ, encoded by the coding sequence ATGAAATCGCTTGCCCTGCTTGGTTCCACCGGCTCTATCGGTAAAAATGTGCTCAATGTGGTTCGCTCTTTCCCAGATCGTTTTCGGCTTGTCGGACTTTCTGCGGGTAGGAGTCTTGAAGAGCTTGCTGCCCAGGTGCAGGAGTTCCAGCCAGAGTGTATCTCTGTGGCTGATCAGGACTTGGCTACCCGGCTTCGCGCCATGCTGCCGGAGGAATATCAGGAAAAGATTTTTTGGGGAGATGAAGGCAATAAAAAAGTAGCAACGGTTCCGGCAGCGGAGATGGTGATTTCTGCTGTGGTAGGAGCTGTGGGACTCCTGCCGACCTTAGCAGCTATTGCTGAGGGCAAGGATATCGGACTGGCCAATAAGGAAACTCTGGTTATGGCAGGACGCTTGGTTATGCGGGCGGCGCAGGAGCATAATGTTGCACTCCTCCCTATTGACTCCGAGCATTCCGCGATCTTTCAGGCCCTGGAGGCCGGGCGTCGTGATGATGTGAGTAAGATTATCCTGACCGCATCAGGAGGCCCCTTCCGGACGATGGCAAAAGAGGAGCTCATTAAAGTCACCCCGGAACAGGCCCTGGCCCATCCCAATTGGGATATGGGACGCAAGATATCCATTGATTCTGCAACGATGATGAATAAGGGTCTGGAGGTCATCGAGGCCTGCTGGCTTTTTGATGTCCCGGTGGAAAAGATCCGGGTGGTGGTCCACCCAGAGTCCATTGTGCATTCTTTGGTAGAGTACGTTGACGGCTCTGTGGTTGCCCAACTGGGCATTCCTGATATGCGCATCCCCATCGCCTATGCCCTCTCTTATCCAGAACGTATGCCCTTGGGGCTCTCGCCCCTCAGCCTTGCTGATTGCGGTAAACTCAGTTTTGAAGAACCGGATTATGATCGATTTCCTGCCCTTGGTCTTGCCTTCAAAGCGATGCAAGACCAAGGGGTGAAGCCTGCTGTGCTGAATGCAGCCAATGAAGTTGCGGTGGCAGCCTTTCTTGATGAGCAGATCGATTTTGCCGATATCACAGCTATTGTCGCTTTAACCCTGGACCGTTTTGCCTTTGGTGATGACCTTGATCTGGAGACTATTTTGGCCGCAGATGCCAGGGCAAGGGAAATTGCCCTTGAAGAAATCCGTCAGAGGCAAGTACAATAG